One window of the Sporolituus thermophilus DSM 23256 genome contains the following:
- a CDS encoding class I SAM-dependent methyltransferase, which translates to MNYFQELAAKYDAWFQTPHGQYVYRYEREMILDLAEVQKNMHVADVGCGTGIYTNEFCAAGARVVGIDISPEMLAIAAEKNKAWGNRVSFVTADAAALPFPDNAFDMVVSITAMEFFEEPRLCLHEMYRILRPGGRMIVATLGNLSLWSIERRIKTWFKRTIFSHTRFYSIRDIARLLDPITISDWRGGIFIPPFAPSALIRRPDKLERWGQKWIPALGTFLVVRVDKK; encoded by the coding sequence ATGAACTATTTTCAGGAACTTGCAGCCAAGTACGACGCCTGGTTTCAGACGCCGCACGGCCAGTATGTATATCGCTATGAGCGGGAAATGATTTTGGACCTCGCTGAGGTGCAAAAGAATATGCATGTCGCAGATGTCGGCTGCGGAACAGGTATCTATACCAACGAATTTTGTGCAGCCGGCGCGCGGGTGGTGGGGATTGATATTTCCCCGGAAATGTTAGCGATTGCTGCGGAGAAAAATAAAGCATGGGGTAACCGGGTTAGTTTTGTTACGGCCGATGCGGCGGCATTGCCTTTCCCTGATAACGCCTTTGATATGGTCGTCAGTATCACGGCGATGGAATTTTTTGAAGAACCGCGTCTTTGCCTGCACGAAATGTACCGCATTCTTCGTCCTGGCGGTCGCATGATTGTGGCGACGCTAGGGAATTTGAGTCTCTGGTCAATAGAGCGGCGAATCAAGACGTGGTTTAAGCGGACGATTTTTAGTCATACCCGTTTTTACAGTATTCGCGACATCGCCCGACTGCTGGATCCTATCACTATCAGTGATTGGCGCGGCGGCATTTTTATTCCGCCGTTTGCGCCCTCAGCACTTATCCGCCGTCCTGATAAGTTGGAACGGTGGGGCCAGAAATGGATACCCGCCCTGGGAACTTTTCTCGTCGTCAGAGTGGATAAAAAGTAA
- the dat gene encoding D-amino-acid transaminase, whose protein sequence is MRPIGLVDGRLIDLNENVVPMEDRGHQFGDGIYEVTRVYNGRCFALKQHMDRAYRSLRELRIPATYTFDELKGFHELLIKESGITEGAIYMQITRGVAPRAHGFPENVVPRLTMSIRPTASNTALKEGGAKGLFVPDERWLRCDIKSINLLGNILGKQRAKEAGCFEGIQVRGEYVTEGTSSNFFVIKDEVLWTHPAHPVSNLILKGVTRTIIMEEILPSLGLTVVEKPFTPAFAKSADEAFICGTNSEVIPIISLDGAPVGSGQVGPITRKIQAAYEAIIDRECGRK, encoded by the coding sequence ATGCGTCCCATTGGTTTGGTCGATGGCCGGCTGATTGACTTAAATGAAAATGTTGTGCCTATGGAAGACCGTGGTCACCAGTTTGGCGATGGCATTTACGAAGTAACCAGGGTTTATAACGGTCGTTGCTTTGCCCTAAAGCAGCACATGGACAGGGCGTACCGGTCGCTGCGCGAACTGCGGATACCGGCTACGTATACTTTTGATGAATTAAAAGGCTTTCATGAACTCCTTATTAAAGAAAGCGGCATTACCGAAGGCGCTATTTATATGCAAATTACCCGCGGTGTAGCGCCGCGGGCGCACGGTTTCCCGGAAAATGTCGTGCCGCGCCTGACAATGTCCATTCGTCCCACCGCGTCGAATACCGCCCTTAAGGAAGGAGGGGCCAAGGGCCTGTTTGTCCCGGACGAGCGCTGGCTGCGCTGCGATATCAAGTCCATTAACCTGTTAGGCAACATCCTAGGGAAACAACGGGCTAAAGAGGCGGGCTGCTTTGAAGGGATTCAAGTACGGGGCGAATATGTTACTGAAGGGACAAGCAGCAACTTTTTTGTCATTAAGGACGAAGTGCTCTGGACCCATCCGGCTCACCCCGTTTCCAACCTTATTCTGAAAGGCGTTACCAGAACGATTATTATGGAGGAAATTCTCCCTTCCCTTGGCTTGACTGTCGTGGAGAAGCCTTTTACGCCTGCTTTCGCCAAGAGTGCTGACGAGGCCTTTATCTGCGGCACTAACTCAGAAGTTATCCCCATTATCAGCCTGGACGGCGCACCGGTGGGCAGTGGTCAAGTTGGACCCATTACCCGTAAAATACAGGCGGCGTACGAAGCGATAATCGACCGGGAGTGCGGCCGTAAATAA
- a CDS encoding acyltransferase has protein sequence MSKQRVTAIEYIRGISMLGVVGIHTGAYSLTNPEVNVHLFALLEIFTRFSVPIFFFVSAFGLFAHHDLEERFDYARFMRRRLRTVLVPYIVWSLLYMLHYTLVSGDTQPWTPPLIYEYLLFGLASYQLYFLVLLLWFYTLMPVWRIIVRFMLKRPVPSLLLTLILQIGFNYYSSYYLEANFDNPYLRMAVQHRLSYWIVHYIFIFLFGAVCAAKYGQVLVWLKQRAREINLFFLVSLGGMLAYYYYLLYSVGYTPEEAVNTDHQLSPIGMLYTLAATLFWFSLFSRNTLPPVLAATLSFLGAYSYHVYLIHPLVMYYLIDIVTGHGLIMTPLVIVTFYLVAVALSLMIGMVIQSTGRYVPLLPLLLVGSKPERKNIIRTR, from the coding sequence ATGTCCAAACAACGCGTAACAGCCATCGAATATATTCGCGGCATCAGCATGCTAGGCGTCGTCGGCATCCATACCGGCGCCTATTCACTAACCAATCCCGAGGTTAACGTTCATCTTTTTGCTCTGCTGGAAATCTTTACAAGGTTTAGTGTCCCCATTTTTTTCTTTGTTTCCGCTTTCGGTCTTTTTGCCCACCATGACCTGGAAGAACGGTTCGATTATGCCCGCTTTATGCGGCGCCGTCTCCGCACCGTACTGGTGCCATATATCGTCTGGTCGCTATTGTATATGCTGCATTATACCTTGGTGAGCGGCGATACCCAGCCTTGGACGCCGCCCCTTATTTATGAATATCTTTTGTTTGGCTTGGCTTCTTATCAATTGTACTTTCTGGTGCTGCTGCTATGGTTTTACACCTTGATGCCGGTCTGGCGCATAATTGTTCGCTTCATGCTAAAGCGCCCCGTTCCATCCCTTCTCCTGACGCTTATATTGCAAATTGGGTTTAATTATTATTCCAGCTACTATTTGGAAGCCAATTTCGACAATCCCTACCTTAGAATGGCCGTACAACATCGTTTGAGCTACTGGATTGTCCACTACATATTTATATTCCTGTTCGGCGCCGTCTGTGCCGCCAAATATGGACAGGTTCTGGTATGGCTGAAGCAGCGGGCGCGGGAAATAAACCTGTTTTTCCTGGTATCGCTCGGTGGAATGCTTGCCTATTACTATTATTTACTCTACTCTGTCGGCTACACCCCGGAAGAAGCGGTAAATACCGATCATCAATTAAGCCCGATCGGCATGCTTTATACCCTGGCCGCTACCCTTTTCTGGTTTTCCCTGTTTTCGCGTAATACGCTGCCGCCTGTACTAGCAGCTACCTTAAGTTTTTTGGGGGCCTATTCCTATCATGTCTATTTGATTCACCCGCTTGTCATGTATTATTTGATAGATATAGTAACCGGTCATGGTCTTATCATGACGCCGCTCGTTATCGTCACGTTTTATCTGGTAGCGGTGGCGCTTAGTCTTATGATAGGAATGGTAATTCAATCAACCGGACGGTACGTGCCGCTGCTGCCGCTGCTTTTAGTAGGAAGTAAACCAGAACGCAAAAACATAATCCGGACTAGGTAA
- the pyk gene encoding pyruvate kinase → MLKKTKIVCTVGPSTDRPGVLEQMLVAGMNVARFNFSHGTHAEHAKRIEMVRAAAAKVNRPVALMLDTKGPEMRLGIFPEGKVRLTAGQRFVLTSQDVPGTKERASVNHKLLPEEVRPGDTILIADGLISLTVEAVEGTEIITTVQNSGEIGSMKRVAAPGVNVHLPPLSEQDVRDILFGLEMNMDFVAASFVQRAADVLAIRKVVEEAGGQIDIIAKIENAEGVKNIDEILKVADGIMVARGDLGVEIPAEEVPLVQKTIIKKCNKAGKPVITATQMLESMIANPRPTRAEASDIANAILDGSDAIMLSGETASGQYPVEAVTTMAKIAVRTEAALSYTDILMAKGLLPQRTTTDAISHATVQVAHELGASAIITATESGYTTRMVSKYRPQATIIAVTPHARTMRRMLLLWGVYPVQGPKSHDTDEMVQNAVAGALTTGVVKEGDLVVITAGVPVGTPGTTNMIRVHIVGNILLRGQGIGQQVVTGKVCVALSISDVKNKFQPGDILVVTSIDEETAPYAAKAAAIVAEEGGMTSHAAIVGISYGVPVIVGVDGATGKMNDGAIVTVDAARGLVYQGEIHAR, encoded by the coding sequence GTGTTAAAAAAAACAAAGATTGTTTGCACCGTGGGGCCGAGCACCGACCGCCCCGGTGTGTTGGAACAAATGCTCGTTGCTGGCATGAATGTCGCCCGTTTCAATTTTTCCCATGGAACGCATGCCGAACATGCCAAACGCATTGAAATGGTCCGGGCCGCTGCCGCCAAGGTCAACCGGCCGGTAGCGCTGATGCTTGACACGAAAGGACCCGAAATGCGGCTCGGAATTTTTCCTGAAGGCAAAGTCAGACTTACGGCAGGACAGCGATTTGTACTGACCAGCCAGGACGTGCCCGGTACGAAGGAAAGAGCGTCGGTAAACCACAAACTGCTGCCGGAAGAGGTGCGGCCAGGCGATACTATCCTCATTGCCGACGGTCTCATAAGTCTAACTGTGGAGGCGGTGGAAGGAACTGAAATTATTACCACCGTCCAAAACAGCGGCGAAATCGGCAGCATGAAAAGGGTGGCAGCGCCGGGAGTTAACGTTCATTTGCCGCCGCTGTCTGAGCAGGATGTTCGCGACATTCTCTTTGGCCTTGAGATGAATATGGACTTCGTTGCTGCCTCTTTTGTTCAGCGGGCAGCTGATGTTTTAGCCATTCGCAAGGTTGTGGAGGAAGCGGGCGGTCAGATCGATATCATTGCTAAGATTGAAAACGCTGAAGGCGTTAAAAACATCGATGAAATTCTCAAAGTCGCCGATGGAATTATGGTGGCGCGCGGCGACCTGGGCGTCGAAATCCCCGCCGAGGAAGTGCCACTGGTACAGAAGACGATAATCAAGAAATGCAATAAAGCGGGCAAACCCGTCATTACCGCTACCCAAATGCTCGAGTCCATGATCGCCAATCCCCGACCTACCCGGGCCGAAGCCAGCGACATCGCCAACGCTATTCTCGACGGTAGTGACGCGATCATGTTGAGCGGCGAAACGGCTTCCGGCCAGTATCCGGTTGAAGCGGTGACGACAATGGCTAAAATTGCCGTACGAACTGAGGCGGCACTAAGCTATACCGACATTTTAATGGCCAAAGGACTATTGCCGCAGCGCACCACAACCGATGCCATCAGCCACGCCACTGTCCAGGTCGCCCATGAGCTTGGCGCTTCCGCCATTATTACGGCTACCGAATCGGGGTACACTACCCGCATGGTATCAAAATATCGTCCCCAGGCGACCATTATCGCTGTTACCCCCCATGCACGGACTATGCGCCGCATGCTGCTCCTGTGGGGTGTCTACCCGGTACAGGGACCCAAGTCCCATGATACGGACGAAATGGTTCAAAACGCCGTAGCCGGCGCCCTGACCACCGGCGTGGTAAAGGAGGGTGATTTGGTGGTTATCACCGCTGGCGTTCCGGTAGGGACACCCGGTACCACCAATATGATCCGTGTGCATATTGTCGGTAACATTTTGCTGCGTGGTCAGGGTATCGGCCAGCAAGTGGTTACCGGCAAGGTATGTGTTGCCTTATCGATTAGCGATGTTAAAAATAAATTCCAGCCTGGCGATATTCTTGTCGTTACCAGCATTGACGAAGAAACGGCGCCCTATGCTGCCAAGGCGGCCGCGATTGTGGCCGAAGAAGGCGGAATGACGTCTCACGCCGCAATTGTTGGGATTAGCTATGGCGTGCCTGTCATCGTCGGTGTTGATGGCGCAACCGGCAAAATGAATGATGGCGCCATTGTGACGGTCGATGCCGCCCGCGGCCTTGTTTACCAGGGAGAAATTCACGCCCGATAA
- a CDS encoding sigma-54-dependent Fis family transcriptional regulator, protein MRVRDLMSTRVVTLTPAMTLQQTARIFDSVGIDGAPVVDDDGKLIGLITKSHLIKALAADNFHNLRVGDVMTSDVFTLQENTTIQELQQNNRIFRYGRFPVVDGENRPIGFITRTDLVKYLSERSQFLADEMQAVLNSVCNGVMVTNADGIVTLFNPAAEYITGLSSDDVIGRFADDVIPNSGLQRVLKTGVAELNQKQHIGSCEIITNRTPIVKDNKIKGAVAIFQDITQLQAIANELEYVKNLKSTLESAIESMFEGFVAVDKNGYITMMNQAYCEFLGVDAKEVIGKHVTEVIENTRMHIVAKTGKPEIGEVQRIGKNVVVVTRKPIIQDGEVVGAVGKILFKDVKDFKMLASKLNSLQSELEYYKEELRKVHGGKYTIESIIGRSEKMEWLKTIAVKAAKGNSTVLILGESGTGKELFAHAIHNASARRHGPFIKVNCAALPESLLESELFGYDEGAFTGARKGGKPGKIELANGGTFFSG, encoded by the coding sequence ATGCGCGTTCGGGACTTGATGAGTACGCGAGTGGTGACGCTGACGCCGGCAATGACATTGCAGCAGACGGCGAGAATTTTTGATAGCGTTGGCATCGACGGCGCGCCGGTGGTTGACGATGACGGCAAACTTATCGGCCTTATAACCAAGTCGCATTTGATAAAGGCTCTGGCTGCCGACAATTTTCATAACCTGCGTGTGGGCGATGTGATGACGTCTGACGTCTTTACCCTGCAAGAGAATACTACTATACAGGAGTTGCAGCAGAACAACCGGATTTTTCGCTACGGACGTTTTCCCGTAGTGGATGGAGAAAACCGGCCTATTGGGTTTATAACCCGTACTGACTTAGTAAAATATTTGTCGGAAAGGTCGCAATTTCTTGCCGATGAGATGCAGGCTGTTTTAAATTCGGTTTGCAACGGCGTTATGGTAACTAATGCCGATGGGATCGTTACCCTCTTCAATCCTGCCGCTGAATACATTACCGGCTTGAGCAGCGATGATGTTATTGGTCGTTTTGCCGATGATGTAATTCCCAACTCAGGTTTGCAGCGAGTGCTGAAAACAGGGGTCGCCGAGCTCAACCAAAAACAGCATATTGGCAGTTGTGAAATCATTACCAACCGGACCCCGATTGTAAAAGACAACAAGATCAAAGGCGCCGTGGCGATCTTTCAGGATATTACCCAGCTTCAGGCGATTGCTAATGAATTGGAGTATGTAAAAAATCTAAAAAGTACCCTGGAATCGGCTATAGAAAGTATGTTCGAGGGCTTTGTTGCCGTAGACAAAAATGGCTATATTACAATGATGAATCAAGCTTATTGCGAGTTTCTCGGCGTCGATGCCAAAGAGGTCATTGGCAAACATGTTACTGAGGTTATTGAAAATACCCGCATGCATATCGTTGCCAAGACCGGCAAGCCTGAGATTGGCGAGGTGCAGCGTATCGGCAAGAATGTTGTCGTCGTCACACGCAAACCGATTATTCAGGACGGAGAAGTGGTGGGCGCCGTCGGCAAAATACTCTTCAAAGACGTTAAGGATTTTAAAATGTTGGCCAGCAAGCTGAATTCACTCCAATCAGAGCTTGAATATTACAAAGAAGAACTGCGCAAGGTGCACGGCGGAAAATATACCATTGAGAGCATCATTGGCCGGAGCGAAAAGATGGAATGGCTGAAAACCATTGCCGTTAAGGCGGCCAAGGGCAATTCGACTGTTCTCATCCTCGGCGAGAGCGGTACTGGCAAGGAACTGTTCGCTCATGCTATCCACAATGCCAGCGCCCGCCGGCACGGCCCATTCATAAAAGTCAATTGCGCCGCTTTGCCGGAAAGCTTACTCGAATCAGAGCTTTTTGGCTACGATGAAGGGGCTTTTACCGGTGCGCGCAAAGGCGGTAAGCCTGGCAAGATTGAATTGGCCAATGGCGGGACTTTTTTTTCTGGATGA
- a CDS encoding DMT family transporter: MHQDNSTFMYTALITVSFLWGTSFAAAKIGMYELEPLNLVIFRFLIASAVFGVVLLQTGTYRLLRRQDIPRFIFLGFLAIASYFYIQYTGLRYTTTINAALIVATSPIWTVLFSTILGYDSITPLGIAGIAIAFTGVSAIITNGQWINLFNSSTITGDILLLVNAVVWAGFTVYGKTILPKYRPFVAMAYIHIFGTLMLLPFAFAPKPLATSPLYRHIGDLSWPTILAALYLALLCSVYAYHVWYTGVEKLGAVRTAVFTYLNPLFAIIAGTWLLGEKPTVFTFAGGIMVVTGVYLTNRKPSTTDARSNKTPENQV, from the coding sequence ATGCACCAGGATAATTCTACTTTCATGTACACAGCGTTAATCACCGTCTCCTTTCTGTGGGGAACATCCTTTGCTGCCGCGAAAATCGGCATGTACGAGCTCGAACCACTGAATTTGGTTATTTTCCGCTTTCTTATCGCTTCCGCTGTCTTTGGCGTGGTGCTGCTGCAAACCGGCACATACCGGCTGCTGCGGCGTCAGGATATCCCGCGCTTTATCTTCCTTGGTTTTTTGGCAATTGCGTCTTATTTTTACATTCAGTACACTGGCCTGCGTTATACTACAACCATTAATGCCGCCCTCATCGTCGCTACTAGCCCCATTTGGACGGTACTCTTTAGCACAATTCTCGGATACGATAGCATCACACCGCTAGGAATAGCCGGTATCGCTATTGCGTTTACCGGCGTCAGCGCCATTATTACCAATGGCCAATGGATAAATCTGTTTAATTCCTCGACTATTACTGGCGATATACTATTGCTTGTCAATGCGGTCGTCTGGGCCGGCTTTACTGTGTACGGCAAGACAATTTTACCAAAATATCGGCCCTTTGTCGCCATGGCCTACATCCACATCTTCGGCACCCTGATGCTGCTACCGTTTGCTTTTGCGCCAAAACCGCTTGCAACCTCGCCCCTCTACCGGCATATTGGCGACCTTTCGTGGCCAACGATACTGGCCGCCTTGTATCTGGCCTTGCTTTGTTCGGTCTATGCCTACCATGTCTGGTACACGGGCGTGGAAAAGCTAGGGGCGGTGCGCACCGCCGTATTTACTTACCTCAACCCGTTATTCGCCATCATCGCCGGAACCTGGCTTCTGGGCGAAAAACCCACGGTGTTTACCTTTGCCGGCGGTATCATGGTCGTTACCGGCGTATACCTGACCAACCGCAAACCAAGTACTACGGACGCACGGTCAAATAAAACTCCCGAAAATCAGGTGTAA
- a CDS encoding sulfite exporter TauE/SafE family protein, with amino-acid sequence MFMLYFSTAYGDIWWPGLVLLGLVIGVVTGLFGIGGGFLLTPSLRIIFNIPYPVAIGSSMLHIMLTATLSAYKHWAQKNVDPKLGILMAIGSLFGAESGVRLLRVINAWGTVDIIVSVCFLVLMTLVAAFMFYESTQDGIEEPKTVLGEMLKSCKLPPLISFERSDIAHLSVWIPITLSFFVGCLTGLLGIGGGFINFPLMVYLIGVPTRVAVGTGTFQVLVASAYCVFRNLQDGFIDFLLVFLMILGSVVGVNMGVKLCVLINVRSTRKYFASILLLAITMLVYYLLKNYLLNICR; translated from the coding sequence ATGTTTATGTTGTATTTCTCAACGGCTTATGGGGACATTTGGTGGCCCGGATTAGTTTTATTGGGATTGGTGATAGGGGTCGTAACAGGGTTATTTGGCATTGGGGGAGGATTTTTACTGACTCCGTCGCTCCGCATAATCTTTAATATTCCCTATCCGGTTGCCATTGGCAGCAGTATGCTGCACATTATGCTGACGGCGACGCTTTCCGCTTATAAGCACTGGGCACAGAAAAACGTAGATCCGAAATTGGGTATTTTAATGGCAATTGGAAGTTTATTTGGAGCTGAAAGTGGTGTTCGCCTGTTACGGGTCATAAACGCCTGGGGTACAGTTGATATCATTGTATCCGTCTGTTTTTTGGTTCTGATGACATTGGTCGCGGCGTTTATGTTTTATGAAAGCACGCAAGATGGAATAGAAGAACCAAAAACCGTTTTAGGGGAAATGCTAAAAAGCTGTAAGCTCCCGCCATTAATCAGCTTCGAGCGGTCGGATATCGCACATCTGAGCGTTTGGATACCGATCACGCTTAGCTTTTTCGTAGGTTGTCTTACCGGTTTACTAGGCATCGGCGGCGGGTTCATTAACTTTCCTTTAATGGTCTATTTAATAGGAGTGCCAACACGCGTAGCTGTTGGTACCGGCACATTTCAAGTACTTGTCGCAAGTGCTTACTGCGTGTTTCGGAACCTGCAAGATGGTTTCATTGATTTTCTACTGGTCTTTTTGATGATATTAGGATCTGTAGTCGGCGTAAATATGGGGGTAAAATTATGCGTGCTAATCAATGTCCGCAGCACGCGAAAATATTTTGCAAGTATCCTGTTACTGGCGATAACGATGCTCGTTTACTATTTGCTAAAAAATTACTTACTTAATATTTGTCGCTAA
- the bcp gene encoding thioredoxin-dependent thiol peroxidase has protein sequence MMEDLQPGMVAPDFTLPSAGGNQVGLRDYAGRKLVLYFYPKDNTPGUTNQAREFRDHYSEFVARGTEIVGISRDSVTTHAKFSAKFELPFLLLSDADGAVCQRYGVLKEKTMYGKKVFGIERSTFIIDEQGIIQHIFRKVKVTGHAEAVLQVLGE, from the coding sequence ATGATGGAAGATTTGCAGCCCGGAATGGTAGCGCCGGACTTTACGCTGCCATCAGCCGGAGGTAACCAGGTTGGTCTGCGTGATTATGCAGGCAGAAAATTGGTACTGTATTTTTATCCCAAAGACAATACCCCTGGGTGAACGAACCAAGCACGCGAGTTTCGCGACCATTATTCGGAATTTGTTGCCCGTGGCACCGAAATAGTTGGTATAAGCCGGGATAGTGTCACGACCCATGCAAAATTCAGCGCTAAGTTTGAATTGCCTTTTTTACTGCTGAGTGACGCCGATGGCGCCGTGTGCCAACGCTATGGCGTACTAAAGGAAAAAACTATGTATGGAAAAAAGGTGTTTGGCATTGAGCGCTCAACCTTTATTATTGACGAGCAGGGGATTATCCAGCACATTTTCCGCAAAGTCAAGGTAACCGGTCATGCTGAGGCGGTCCTGCAGGTTCTCGGCGAATAA
- a CDS encoding hydrolase, whose translation MVHPFKLNRQDSALIVVDMQDKLLRAIANWETVLDGCIKMVKFAQTLGVPVVVTEQYPRGLGPTNTGISSLFTEFKPYEKTAFSCFGCADFREQLSRLGVKTVVLVGIEAHICVTQTALDALAAGYQVQVIADAVGSRSIDNKQLGLAKMRQAGAVITGVEIALYEWLEDANSPEFKAILPLIK comes from the coding sequence ATGGTTCATCCGTTTAAACTGAATAGACAGGATAGTGCGTTAATTGTGGTGGATATGCAGGATAAGCTGCTAAGGGCTATTGCCAATTGGGAAACTGTTCTTGACGGTTGCATTAAGATGGTTAAATTCGCTCAAACGCTCGGTGTGCCGGTTGTGGTAACCGAGCAGTACCCGCGCGGGCTTGGTCCGACCAATACCGGCATCAGCAGCCTGTTTACGGAGTTTAAGCCGTATGAGAAAACGGCGTTTAGCTGTTTTGGCTGCGCTGATTTTAGGGAGCAACTGTCGCGACTGGGTGTGAAGACGGTTGTACTGGTGGGTATTGAAGCTCATATTTGTGTCACGCAAACGGCATTAGACGCTCTTGCCGCCGGTTATCAGGTGCAGGTTATAGCTGATGCTGTCGGTTCGCGTAGTATTGATAATAAACAACTTGGTTTGGCTAAAATGCGTCAAGCCGGTGCGGTAATTACCGGGGTAGAAATCGCTTTGTACGAGTGGCTGGAAGACGCAAATAGCCCGGAATTCAAAGCTATTCTACCGTTAATTAAGTAA
- a CDS encoding putative signal transducing protein — protein MWTVVYIAANRAQAEMLKNLLSSEGILANTRPAGVSMLGDGLYEVLVLESEADEAHAILCEQALK, from the coding sequence ATGTGGACCGTGGTGTATATCGCTGCAAACCGTGCCCAGGCCGAAATGCTGAAGAACTTGCTTTCCAGCGAGGGTATATTGGCCAATACCCGTCCAGCGGGAGTGTCGATGCTGGGCGACGGCCTTTATGAAGTTTTGGTGTTGGAATCGGAAGCCGATGAAGCGCACGCAATACTCTGCGAACAGGCCCTAAAGTAA
- a CDS encoding sigma 54-interacting transcriptional regulator, translating to MTLAMQAKLLRVLQEREIERVGGTKTNKVDVRIIAATNRDLEKMIERGQFRQDLYYRLNIISLHIPPLRERKEDIPLLCNALLKKINVQVQHWVDGVSPEAMELLLAYEWPGNVRELENVLERAINLMEEDERQILPEHLPPALKKTHKTKDLEEGLKDLAGILCDTEKQAIYKALEATGGNKSKAAKLLGIHRSGFYQKLHKYNITFAKK from the coding sequence ATGACTCTGGCAATGCAGGCCAAGCTCCTAAGGGTGCTGCAGGAAAGAGAAATTGAGCGGGTGGGCGGTACGAAAACAAACAAGGTAGATGTGCGTATCATCGCAGCTACCAATCGTGATTTGGAAAAAATGATTGAACGAGGCCAATTCCGGCAGGACCTATATTACCGGCTTAATATTATTTCACTGCACATACCGCCGCTACGCGAGCGTAAAGAGGACATACCCCTGTTGTGCAATGCTTTACTCAAAAAAATCAACGTCCAGGTTCAGCACTGGGTGGACGGTGTTTCACCGGAAGCAATGGAACTATTGCTTGCCTACGAGTGGCCGGGCAACGTGCGGGAATTGGAAAATGTGTTAGAGAGGGCTATTAACCTGATGGAAGAAGATGAGCGGCAAATCTTGCCAGAACATCTGCCGCCGGCGCTTAAAAAAACCCATAAAACTAAGGATTTGGAAGAGGGCTTGAAAGATTTAGCAGGAATACTTTGCGATACGGAGAAACAAGCAATCTATAAAGCCTTGGAAGCTACCGGCGGCAACAAGAGCAAGGCGGCGAAACTGCTCGGTATTCACCGTTCAGGGTTTTATCAGAAATTACATAAGTACAACATTACTTTTGCGAAAAAGTAA